In Lolium rigidum isolate FL_2022 chromosome 3, APGP_CSIRO_Lrig_0.1, whole genome shotgun sequence, the genomic window ACTGAATGGGTGCTAGAACACATCTTATGAAGAATGGGCTGTGAGCTTGAAGGTTACTCCGGTAGCTAAGAGTTGTAATTGGAAAGAATTTTCTCAGTGTTGGTTATAGGGAGGCATGCAATCCTTCATGCATCGATTAGCGACCAAGTCGCATTATACGTTTCCTTTTCTGTGCACCGGCATTGAATTGTCACAAGAGGATTTGCTTCGCTGCAGCAAGAATATCTTTTGCACAAGCGTAACTGATGGATCTTAATTGCCATCCATGAATGCACTTGATTAAATAGTGGGATGCCATGGGGAAAATACATCAATGCTCCCAGGTGCCAAGCACCCATGACATTCTAAAAGAAAATCAGTAATTCAATAAAAAGGCAAAAAAAATCTGAATCTTTTTGTAAACCaaagataatcaagtattgtacttGTACAAGAATGTTTGGGCTCGAAATAATTTTTATGATATCCTGggcaaaaaaagacaaaatcgaaCAAGCCCCATGTTTatgtactattcacgctatattcatCATAAATTTATCTTTTTTCCCCAGAATACCATGAAAATCATTTCGAGCTCAAATATTTTTATACaagtacaatacttgatcatctttTGTTTCTAGGAAGATTCAGTTCTTTTTTTCAATATATATGTAAAATTACCACAAATTTTGGACATGGCATGGCACAAAATTGACCGGCCAGAATATTTTGTTCCAGTTCCAATTCCAGGCCAGGCGTATGTGTTTGTGAACTTTGTGTGTGCATCTCATCTGAGATGTGGTGTGCAAACCCATTCAGTACATGGTCTCTGCAACGGAGCAAGCAAGCAAGGTGGGGTGGCCCGTCGCCTTGTCCGGCGCGGTGGCGGTTGTAGCAACCCTATACCGGTGGTGGCACCACTGCCAACAATAGGCATGTCGTCAAAACCGTGGCGCGCACGGGCGCTCCCTCGGCTCCTGCTTTCCCTCCAAATCGCCCGCTCCACGGCACCGCCCGCCCGCCTCATGCGACGTCCTCCCTCCCGTCTCCTCGCACCTCGCCGCCTCGCTACGCCGCCGTCCTCTCTCCTTCCATGGCGGAGAGGCCACCTCTACCCTTCTCCTCTCCCGAGCAGGCCTCTTCCGCCACCCCCTTCGGCTCCCCGCTCGAGCCCGTCGCCGCACCGCGCCAGCTCAAGCCGCCGCCGGGCGAAACCTACGTCGTCAAGGTCCAGAAGGACCAGATATACCGTATTCCGCCCCCCGAGAACGCGTACCTCGCCGAGCGGTACCGCaccgagcgcggcggcggcggccagcgtgCCGGGGACCCCGCGTGCTCGCCGTGCGTGCAGCTCACGGTCGGCCTCGCGGTCACGGCGGCGCTGCTCCTGGGCGCGGGCATCGCGCTCTTCGTCGTCGTGCTGCGGCCGTATCCGCCCAGCTTCTCCGTCGACCGGCTGTCCGTCCACAACGCGTCGGCGCAGTACCACGTGGACTACGACTTCTTCCTGACGGCGATCAACCCCAACAAGGTGACCGCGCTGTGGTACAAGGACGGCGGCAAGGCGACGCTGCTGCACCAGTGGACGGCCCTGGCCAAGGGCGGGGTGGGGAAGCCCGAGGAGGGCGGGGAggacgccacggacttcaacgtgCTGCTGCACGCCGTCGGCCACCCGCCCCCCAAGGGGGTGGAGAAGGCGCTGAGTAGCGGGTCCAAGAAGGGCTCGCTGGTGGCGCTGGAGCTCGCGGTGGACGTGcctgtgcaggtgcacgtcggcgcGCTCGGGTTCCAGACGACGAGCCTGGCCGTGGTATGCGACATCAGAACGGCCGGGCTAAGGAAGGACGTGCACATTTCGTCGCAGAATTGCAGGAGCAGCTTCGATAAATGACCATGGTTTGTGCGTTAGTGGGATCTATGGCCAGGGCGGCGTGCGGTGGATGATGACTGATGGGCTCGCGTCGTCGTGTGTAAATTGTATGTTGGCTCTTGATCGAGGAGGCTCCGTTGTGTGCAGTATGTACAAATTGTTACTAACCAAGATCTGGGGCTCGCTGGACCTTGCGTGAAGTGAATCATGGAGAAATGTTCACGCTTGACACATGTATGATGCAACCATCCTTTAAGCTCACCATGCATAGGGCTGGTAATGGGGAAAGTCATTTTGCCCCCGAGCTCTCCGcgtataaaaaattcaaaaaattatatttgcaAGTTTTAAAAATTATGGAACAAAATTATAAATGTATCTAATGTGAAAAATCTAAATTTCAAATGTTTTGTATTCTCGGATATACAAAAAATGATAAAGTCTGTATTTTTTAGAGATTTGAAATCACTACGCTCATATctacatttttgtgtagcccaaactACACGTTATTTTCAATTGAAAATTTGCATGTTTGTGAGATACATTATAGTGGCGGAGCCACACTATAGTAGCGTAGTCAATTAACTACACATGTTTTAGGtacactagtacaaatgcccgtgcgttgccacggtcgtcaaatttcatttctcaatgcctatatataattcacaactcactatgaaaatttaaaacaaattagGGATAATATAATGTACTATAAGTCTATAACGTGATAATACTGAACGTAATAATGAAACAATACTGGTGTTCGTGGTTCCAAGTTCTATGTCTTCTTATTACTCTTACACGGTAAGTCTCACACATGTGTTCTAGGTCTTCTTATTAcactagtaaaaatgcccgtgcgttgccacgggtcaacaaaattctttctattggaCATATGAATGTAATGCATGCCAATATTCAAATATCAAATGCATCAATGGAAATATCATGCGTTTGTACTCGAGCACAAAAATTCTAGTAGGCATTTTACCAGAAAATGATTTAGGTGTAAATATCATTTGCTTTGATCAAAATGATTTGGGTGTAAATGCTTTGCTTATCCAGTTGCGTTTGTTTAAAGAACTATCTTTTTCCCTTTGCATATCCACCGATAGTTTGTCAGGCAAGCAATAAGTAATATCGATAGCATGATAATATACCCATCTGTCAATTATCATTATATACAAATTTCATTTATTGAACACAAGCTTTATTGTCTTTACATTAGCGAGTAGAGGCAGCTGAACAGGATTTTTGAGCAAACTGTCGGACCGATCTATTCATGGGTGTTGTTAGTCACTTACTTTTAGCAGTCTTGCTAATAACTGGAAAACCTAAAATACGAGTTGGTTCATAATTTGCATTACTGGTTCTAACTGGTGCTAATCCTCGGAATGCCTAACTGGTAATTGCCATTGATTGCTACATCGGTTTTATTCCAAGATAATAGTTGTCCTTATGAAATCTTGAGTTCTCTCTGGCGCCGCCTACTGAATTCAGGTTCTAAGAAGCACATTAGTAGAGTAATGCGAGAAGTGGCTCAAAAATATACCCCCTTGACAGACACTTTGTCAATTCATCATCGTATatataaaagaaaaataaataatatAATAATTCATAATTATATATTAACCAGTTAAGTCTTGTAAA contains:
- the LOC124694878 gene encoding NDR1/HIN1-like protein 13, which produces MAERPPLPFSSPEQASSATPFGSPLEPVAAPRQLKPPPGETYVVKVQKDQIYRIPPPENAYLAERYRTERGGGGQRAGDPACSPCVQLTVGLAVTAALLLGAGIALFVVVLRPYPPSFSVDRLSVHNASAQYHVDYDFFLTAINPNKVTALWYKDGGKATLLHQWTALAKGGVGKPEEGGEDATDFNVLLHAVGHPPPKGVEKALSSGSKKGSLVALELAVDVPVQVHVGALGFQTTSLAVVCDIRTAGLRKDVHISSQNCRSSFDK